The following is a genomic window from Anaerolineales bacterium.
TCTCATTGACCGGCCCGTGGAGCACCTGGCGGATCCCCTTGAGGATGTAGGCGCCGGTGAAGAACAAGCCGATCATCGACAAGGCCGTGAACAGGGTGAAGATCGGCCAGGCGCCCCGCACGACCATGAACTCGGACACGAAGCCGTTCAGACCCGGCAGGCCAAGTGAGGCCATGGCCGTGAAGATCAGGATGCCGCCGTAGACCGGCGCCAGCGGGAACAGCCCACCGTAGGCGTCGAGCTCGCGGGTATGAGTTCGCTCGTACAGCACGCCCACCAGAAAGAACATCCCCGCCGCCGACAGTCCATGGTTGAACATCTGCAGCACGGCGCCATTGACGGCGATCACGGCATCCTCGGCTGCAAGCGTTCCCTGGGCGAAAGCCGCGGCCGCGATTCCCAGGACGACGAAGCCCATGTGGTTGACCGACGAATAGGCGACCAGCCGCTTGAAGTCGCTCTGCGCCCAGGCAGCGTACGCCCCGAGAATGATTCCCAACGTCGCCAGCAGCGCCAGCACCCCGGCATACAGGCGCGCTTCTCCCGGGAAGAGCGGCAACACCAGGCGCAGGAAGCCGTAGGCGCCCAGCTTGAGCATGACGCCGGCCAGTATCATCGAGCCCGGAGTTGGCGCCTCGGTATGCGCATCCGGCAGCCAGGTGTGGAAGGGCCACACCGGCACCTTGATGGCGAAGGCGATGGCGAACGCCCAGAAGGCCAGCGCCTTGACCGTCCCCAGCGGCACGGCGATCGGCAGGTTGGTCAGCGCCCTGGCCGCATCCAACGTGGTCCAACGGTTGAAGATCTCGACCATGTCGAACGTACCGGCGGCCACGCCGATCAGCTGGATGGCCAGCAAGAAACCCAGCGACCCGGCCATGGTGTAGATCAGGAACTTGAAGGAAGCGTAGGTGCGGGCCTGCATCATGCGCCCGCCGCCGAGGTCACGC
Proteins encoded in this region:
- a CDS encoding NADH-quinone oxidoreductase subunit M codes for the protein FLLLETGMLGVFVALDLWMFFLFWEVGLVPMYFLINQWGSEHGERDLGGGRMMQARTYASFKFLIYTMAGSLGFLLAIQLIGVAAGTFDMVEIFNRWTTLDAARALTNLPIAVPLGTVKALAFWAFAIAFAIKVPVWPFHTWLPDAHTEAPTPGSMILAGVMLKLGAYGFLRLVLPLFPGEARLYAGVLALLATLGIILGAYAAWAQSDFKRLVAYSSVNHMGFVVLGIAAAAFAQGTLAAEDAVIAVNGAVLQMFNHGLSAAGMFFLVGVLYERTHTRELDAYGGLFPLAPVYGGILIFTAMASLGLPGLNGFVSEFMVVRGAWPIFTLFTALSMIGLFFTGAYILKGIRQVLHGPVNEKWVGAGLEITRREVLTMAPLLALILAIGIWPAWIVSVINDTVLRLFGG